From Salvelinus namaycush isolate Seneca chromosome 27, SaNama_1.0, whole genome shotgun sequence, the proteins below share one genomic window:
- the LOC120022024 gene encoding HEPACAM family member 2-like yields MQEVNSEFVHVPSVLNGVKGKSLLLSVETHFQNEDVEIQGSWYQTRPGGPKTLLVTFHNHSAIMVASMRHRNRFFFQPPNASLLIPRLDEAAEGGYHLDLDIHFPQRQEFVRVERTIHVTVDVPVSTPVIRKTPSSTVVEDKENVTWTCWVENGTRVQYQWLRNNMPLDASDCHQFSQDNSTLVISPVRKKDIGQYRCLAKNHISQRQSHTLDLNVFYGPYNLAVKSDHGLRTGEVFTVNPGELVFFDCQADSNPPNSCMWISKTNNATEVITVGLRLEVTSYKLAQAEEFLCRAFNNVTQKQDETQFTLVVASLGTGKERYVQESNSFSPLAAITLSCLLITGCMLLAYFIKTCHHPKRVLMNIYNR; encoded by the exons ATGCAAG aAGTAAACTCAGAGTTCGTCCACGTTCCGTCCGTGCTCAATGGCGTCAAAGGGaagtccctcctcctctctgtggaGACTCACTTTCAAAATGAGGATGTTGAGATCCAGGGCAGCTGGTACCAGACCCGGCCGGGGGGCCCCAAAACCCTCCTGGTGACCTTCCACAACCATTCAGCCATCATGGTGGCCTCCATGAGACACAGGAACCGCTTCTTTTTCCAGCCCCCCAACGCTTCTCTCCTGATCCCCAGGCTGGACGAGGCAGCGGAGGGGGGCTATCACCTGGACCTGGACATTCACTTCCCCCAGAGACAGGAGTTTGTCAGGGTCGAGAGGACCATTCATGTCACCGTAGATG TACCTGTGTCCACTCCTGTTATCAGGAAGACCCCATCTTCTACAGTTGTTGAGGACAAGGAGAACGTGACGTGGACCTGCTGGGTGGAGAACGGAACCAGGGTCCAGTACCAGTGGCTGAGGAACAACATGCCCCTAGATGCTAGTGATTGCCATCAGTTCTCCCAGGATAACTCTACTCTGGTGATAAGTCCTGTGAGGAAGAAGGACATTGGACAGTACCGCTGCCTGGCCAAGAACCACATCAGCCAGAGACAGAGCCACACCCTGGACCTTAATGTATTCT ATGGTCCTTACAACCTGGCTGTAAAGTCTGACCATGGCCTGAGGACCGGGGAGGTCTTCACAGTGAACCCTGGTGAGCTGGTGTTCTTCGACTGTCAGGCCGACTCCAACCCTCCCAACAGCTGTATGTGGATCTCTAAGACCAACAACGCTACTGAGGTCATCACTGTGGGACTGCGCCTGGAGGTCACCTCATACAAGCTGGCCCAGGCCGAGGAGTTCCTGTGCAGGGCGTTTAACAATGTGACCCAGAAGCAGGACGAGACCCAGTTCACCCTGGTGGTGGCCAGCCTGGGGACAG GAAAGGAGAGATATGTCCAGGAAAGCAACTCATTCTCTCCTCTGGCTGCCATCACTCTGTCCTGTCTGTTGATTACTGGCTGTATGTTACTGGCCTACTTCATAAAGACCTGTCATCATCCCAAGAGAG TTCTCATGAACATCTATAACAGGTAA